The sequence CTTGCTTTTCATCTTATCAGCAAAAGATGCACCTGTGTTTGTAGGTACCGTACCAAGCGCACATGTCACTTGTCGTACTTCTGTTCTCTCTGGATACCGGAGGCATTGGGTTCTCAGTTTACATGGGCGGCAGTTTTTTTTCTGGCCTGTAAAAGCAGCACGCTTCACTCCTCTTAATAATGGAAAACCGCTTTTGTACATCCGCTTACCCGCTGGGCATACGCAATAACGAAACTCTGGGTCAAATGTGAAATCTTTTGGAAGAAACTGCTTGCGCGAGTGATCTATTTTCCTGCGTTCCTCTGTTGTTCTTTCTTTGTATCTACCAGCATTGTCAAACCGGGGGTCTCTTTTGCGGAAATAGCGGTCCGCGATATAGGCATCTATTTGCTCTTCTGCCAACATCTCCATATTCTTATTGGTGTGAAAACCACTGTCTGCGGTCAGTTTTGTGGTCTTGAAAACATCTTCGTCACTCTCAATACTCTCAAAGTTTTTACGCGTTATTTCTATCATCGGAGATAGTAAATTGTATTCGGTGGCCTCTCCGTAGGCTGCAGCTCCAACGATCACCTGGTGCCTGTTATCCACCATCGCAACGCCATTATATCCCTGGATTATACCATTGGAGGATTTTATCTTGGCACTGTCGTTATCTGTTATGTTGGACTTGGTGGGAGTCTTATTATGGCCTGGCTTGTCATCATTATCATCCATCCATTCTTTTATTTTTTTCACCTGTTTCTTCAGGGTTGAAACATACTGTTTCTCGGTTTCCTTTACTCTATTCTCAGGTTTTGTTAGATCTGCTTCACGGTGACGTTTGACGATACGTTCAATGGCATTTTCCAACTTCAGGCATTTTCTCTTAAAATCTTTCTTCGTTCCGCTCCACTCTTTTGAGGCATTTGAAGGGAGCTTACATCCATCAACGGCAAACATCTCTCGTCCGATGAGGCCCATTGCATCGCAGACGAGGAGGACCTCCCGGAAGAGTGTGATCACCTCTTTATCCATACTGGAAATAAAGTTAGAAATGGTTGTGAAGTGAGGTCTGCTATGGGCTGATAGAGCCATGAAAACCACATTTTCCTCACAGCACTTGGCTATCTCTCTACTTGAGGTTATCCCTCTGGAATAGGCAAACAAAACAACTTTTAACAAGATACGGGGATCATAAGCGGGGGCACCATTTTCGTCATTCCGATAACGACTATCCAAATGAGACAAGTCCATTTCATGATCTATAAGATAGTTGATGGAGTACTCAAAAGTACCTTTCTGAAGCTGCTTGTTGAAAAAG comes from Desulfocapsa sulfexigens DSM 10523 and encodes:
- a CDS encoding IS1182 family transposase codes for the protein MAKYKPYNPAQGHFLPVFFNKQLQKGTFEYSINYLIDHEMDLSHLDSRYRNDENGAPAYDPRILLKVVLFAYSRGITSSREIAKCCEENVVFMALSAHSRPHFTTISNFISSMDKEVITLFREVLLVCDAMGLIGREMFAVDGCKLPSNASKEWSGTKKDFKRKCLKLENAIERIVKRHREADLTKPENRVKETEKQYVSTLKKQVKKIKEWMDDNDDKPGHNKTPTKSNITDNDSAKIKSSNGIIQGYNGVAMVDNRHQVIVGAAAYGEATEYNLLSPMIEITRKNFESIESDEDVFKTTKLTADSGFHTNKNMEMLAEEQIDAYIADRYFRKRDPRFDNAGRYKERTTEERRKIDHSRKQFLPKDFTFDPEFRYCVCPAGKRMYKSGFPLLRGVKRAAFTGQKKNCRPCKLRTQCLRYPERTEVRQVTCALGTVPTNTGASFADKMKSKIDSVIGKAIYAKRIATAEPPFAHIRHVMGLDRFSFRGKKKVNNQWLLFCVVHNLKKVHNYGMPGAT